aaaataagttttataataaagattttatctataaaataatttataatattaaattataatttgatgGTTCGATATcaaatatcaaatatattttatagtaaaataagttttataattttatagaccaagtatttgtaattaaaaattaggaaaaacaaaaaaatatgtttatttatttaacgtATTAAAattagagtaatgttacatataattatgaaatatacAAACGTCacacaatcactttaaaaaagagtgagatctacgattaaaaaattaattttttttcatataaattctatattaatttattttttaaaaaaaataactgcacGATGTTTACACAATTAGAATTGCCAACATCATTTCTCTGAAAATTAATATGGTTAcaatgttttgtatttttattaatttttgagtgtTTGTGGCGGTTAGATTTTGCGGGAGATGGACGAGAACGACAGCGTATGAGGTCAAACATCTACTAACTAAGCTAATATAAGCCGTTGATCTCGATGAACAGCCGCGTTATACCCTCCcacgaaaccctagcctctaCAACACACTCGGGGTCTGATCTGAGTCCTCTCTCTTGCTCGTCAAGTGTTTGCCGGCGGTTCCATCACAGCAAGAAGCTCTAAAAATAATTCATGGGTAATTCGAGGCTCTCTACCTCTCTCTCCTTAGCGATATCGCCAGTTTTTCCTtactttaatttctttgttttaggTTATAGATTTAAGATATGTTTTCGTGTATTTTGATTGGTTTTGTGAAACTGAGCAGGTAAGGTTCACGGATCGCTGGCACGTGCCGGAAAGGTGAGGGGTCAGACTCCAAAGGTGGCCAAGCAggacaagaagaagaagccgCGAGGCCGCGCCCACAAGCGTATGCAGTACAATCGCCGCTTCGTCACCGCCGGTCagtgtctctctctctactaTAATGATTTTAGGTTTCGTAATCTTATCACATGTCTCTTTGTCTACTAGTTCTATTTAGTGCTTTGGATTGTGTATTACTGTAACCTACAATTGGTTTTTTGACTGTTGGGaaggtaaaaaaagaaaaaagaagaatagtGGCTGCGAAATGTTCTACGTGACCGTTCCTGAAAAAGGGAAAATTTTCTGGTTGGAATTTGAGTTAAACCCACTCATTTAAATGGAACAATTTCTAAGAATATAaagtgtgcatgcatgcatacatttaGTTGATGGCTAGCTGTTCTTATAAAGCATGGTTAACTCCCAATATCGATATCACTTAGTGTTttgtaaaatgtttttatttaatggttataGAGTCGTATAATTGTCTGTTATGTTCTGTGGCTTGGTGTCCAGTGGGTATGAAATGTCCCATTGATGTATCCCCTGTATTGGTTCCATAAAATAGTTTTTGGCATCAAAATAACATGCAAGAAGAATGCTTGGCATGAATTAAAACAGCTCAATTTTGGCTTGGGGTCAAGTGGGCATCAAATTTCATTTTGAGCTTAGTTTCACTGGTAATGGTAACATTGGCTGATGCATCTATAGCAGGCACCTCTGGTCATAGAATCCACTTTCTTTATGATTCAGCTGCTCGAGATATAGGGGCAAAACCCATGACAACCCATGCCATGGATTTTGCTGATCTATACTTTTAACAGGAATACATGTTTCAAAACTTGCCACATTACATGGCTCTTGATAAACACCATTGTTCAACACCTTACACTAGGAAGAATAGAAACATTGTAGGATAAGAGTATACATGTGACCTTGTATCTTTATCTTCTTAGCTAGGTGTTTGttttgtatactttctgtgtacCTTAGTTTCGTTTTTGTGCTaattaataaagaattattactTGCATAAAAAAAGGAATATATATGTGACCATTTGCATATTGACCCTCtctttttacaaaattataatcatggccttaattttattgtattacTTACCTGTATCTAACAAGGCCGTTGCTGATTTTCCCCAGGCCTAGTATTCTAGGTTCATACTGATAGCATGTGGGTTTTGAGAGGGTCAACGTACTTTTCTTGAAAAGTATGTTTCTGAGGAGGTTAATGTTTGTGAATTATCGATAGCCAAGGGTCATGTAAGATGTGTTAATGCGGTCTAGATTGAATGACATCTATTTCTACATATAAGGGATGAAGGGCAAGGGTACGGGTTCAAAATTCCATTCCTTTCCTAGCTGTTTTTACCCAGCATAACcaaaaaagcatatatatatatatatttatgtgataTCTATAACAATTGATTGACTGTTTTCTATGAGTCATGTTTACCTGTCAACGGAACCAACTGACAAGTGTGCTATTGGTTGGTTTATCTTACAGTAGTTGGATTTGGTAAGAAGCGTGGACCCAATTCTTCAGAGAAGTAAGCAGCTTGCTGAATGAGGAGTTTGGTTATGGGCAGTGGTTGATCATGAAGCACTAGTTTCACAAtcttatattttgtttgtaGCTAAGCTACATTTTAGTTTAGTAGTCTATACTTAAAATCTGACTTTGTTTTGTTCAAGACTTATCTTGAggtttaaaacttgaaaatgcATGGGATGTGCCAATTTTGAGATTTCTAGCATAGATTGTGTTCACTTCCTTTTGTTTACCAATTTATCATTTCCTGGGTGATTCTTAATTATATGATTATCTGGTACGAGTGAAATATCTTGGTTGGGATGCGATACGCTCTTCTTGATCTGATTAAACTTGTGCTAAAGATGTTAGTTTTGTGGTTCTTTACTAGTTCAGCTCTAATCTTGTTCCCATAATGGAACTGGATATAACAGGGAACAATTGGCTTCATGATGTTAAGGGATTCCAGTTCTTTACAAGAAAACTTGCCAACATGTGTCAACAACTCAAGGGCTTGTTCCTTATCACTAAGCTGAGCCTCATAAGAGAGGTTTTGCGTTTTACATCCTCTACAATAGGAAGCATGCTCACAAGGGGCATCAACAAAGTCCCAGCGAGGAGATATTGTCTTTAATTTAGTCACCTGCACTTTTTACAAAATTGAAACGGGAAAATTTATGTCACTgtatatttcaaaaaactgaAGAAAGAAACattgaaagaatgagagaggGAAGGAAGGATGGATACACATGAGGACAGATTAATGAAGGGTTCTAAGCAAGGTTTTAAAAaccattccggccggaatggccggaatttttcgtgccggaacagtgaccggaaCCGGATAGGTGTCTATTTCGTTCCGGGTCAAATTtcggccgttccggtcaattccggccggaatagtaattccggtaTTTCGGCCagaatagtaattccggtcccaaaaaaaaaaaaaaaaactcttttgtaaataagttgaaaaataatgaataaaattgtacttttagaattcaaatacctctttccgtgcactagaaatattgttacttttaataatctgtctattctttaatttttttcctttatttttgtgttttaactcaagtttatgatttttttcaatatatattcattttataaatctttaattcttctatatatatacacatatacatatcacacacttacatatatatgtatttattttattaattgttagtttatatatacatataaatatttatatataatatataattaatcccgaaccggtacaccgaaacgtaccggtaccgaaatattccatTCCAGTGCCTCGaccggaatggtctccggaacggatttcaaaactttggtccTAAGCATGATAACAGAACCTTTATGGATGCTTAATATGCATGATACTGCCATAGATTGATCTGATCTTATAATACCGATTGGCTCTCACAAAAATTTGGAAGAaccataaattaaaatagaaagaaaatgctTTTTTGGTTGTTGTGACGCATCAAATTGTTTTCATCTTCAGCCTTCGATACcaattacatatattaatatatcatttaaaaaaaagaaggaaaaaagaaaaaaatgcgtACGTTAGATGCTCAAGTAACATATCAGATATTGAGTGATGAAAAAAAGAAGGTAAAATATCCGATAGAGCCCTTAGCCCATCCGAGATGGAAGTGCAGTAATGTAGTGGTTGCTTTGCTTCTAGGTCTTGCAGTTGTTGACACACTCGTGAacttaatacaaaattaaaataagtttaggtTAAAGGGTTGTTAAATTAAATAGATTGGGTTAATGCATGACTCTTTTACGATCCGAACTCCATTTTTGAAGAGAAATAACCCAAGACAAAACAAGCACGATTGCCATTTTAATAATTACACATCTCAAGATACAGCTAAGTGAAAACCAGCTCCACGATGAGTTTTCCCCATCTCCCCAGTGAGTCAAATCCTTCCTGAAAAAGAGTACTCTGAGTTTAAAATTAGTTTGAATCCTTCCAAAACTGCATTAAATTCTCTCCTTCGTTACAACTTTAAATCACCGCCCCTATCAAATCTCATCACCCTCACCCTTTTACCCTTGATCCTGCTTGTCTATCACACTGCACTTTGCATACTTTCAGAAACCATGGAACTCTCGCTCCCCAAGCAAAACCCAGATGAAGCATCAAACAAGACCAACCGTACAAATTGGAGCGAATTAAATCTTGAACCTGAAACTGATGTAGCTTCGCAGCTATCGGCCCATGTTCTAGTTGGAAGAATCATCTCAACTAGCCaaacagttaaaatattttcagatGGTTCTGTTTGGCCACTGAGAATtttcagatgaaaattttgagttttaagattaaatattaaaatattatattttaatattattattattttgagatttgaaaaagttaagaaaaagttgaattgtttattatattttgtatggagatttgagaaagttataatgatgagatgagaattttgtgtttgagataaaaaatttcaatagcCAAACAGTAGTAAATCTGCTCTTCATGCAACTATAAAGTCAGCATGGAGCTTTTTGCCTCGGCTTAACATAGAAGATTTGGACATCAATATGTTTCCTTTCACTTTCTCATCTGAGCAGGAAAAGCAAAGGGTCTTATAACAAAGACCATGAAATATAAAAGGTTTTCATATGGTCGTTGTTAGCTGGCCACTTGGTTTAAGCCTTATTGAAATGAATACAAAGATGTTTGTCTTTTGGGTGCAGATACACGTTCTTCCTCTGGAATATATGACAAATAATAATGCAGCAAAAATTGGCTCAAAGATTGGAAACCTCATTCAGATCGAAAAAGCAATAAATCTTGGTATTTTGTTTCCTCGGTACATGCACATACAAGTAGAAATTAATGTGGAGAAACCGCTGCCTGAAGGCTTCCCTCTGGTGCGTACATCTGGTGCGTAAATGTAGACCAACTACATGGGTTACTTTAAAATATGAAAGACTATCAGAGTTTTGTTATTGTTGTGGATGCATTGGTCATCTTCAACAGGTGTGTCCctcttttcaaacaaaaacggAAGTATCAAATTATGGGTCATGGATGCGTGCAGAAAGTCAAGCTAGTAGAAGGTCTATTTTCGAGCAAAAATTGTTTGAGtacaaaaataaagatatttcagaaacaaaaattttatttccgTTGACACTGGGTAAAGGGAAGGAATCAACAACCTAGCAAAAAGTTCTATCATCGGAAGGTTCTTCATCAACTCAACATTTGTGGCAGTTTAAACAAGATGATCAAAACAGTAATATCTCAGATGTCCATGGAAGCCTGGCATGCATGGCTCTCAGCGAGATGGAGGTAGAAACACGTGGCAAAGAATTAACAAGGGAGACAATTCTGAAAGATCCAAATTCGGGAATTACTCTTACTCATTACATGCCAACATCTGCTAAGCAAATAATACCAGATGCAGAAATGATCCAGTCCTTTGAGCTAAATAAAGTTGATCCAACGACATACAAGGCTCCTCCATATTTTAAAAGCAGACAAGGTCCTTTTAAAGCCTATCAACTCTAGTAAGCAGGAGGCATCGACAGAAGCTTATCAATACAAAGAAACGGACAAAAGCCTTTTTTAGCAAATATTATCTCAATTCGAGAATTTACAAAGCTCAAACAAAAGCTCTATAGTTTCTTTGCTAGTGAGCCCCTTAGGAAGCTCAGTTTTTTCACTTCGGCCCAACACGGAAGCCACATGCTTTAATGTCATAGCTTCCAAACTAGCCCACCCGCTTAGCAACCCAACAGAGGTCAACAAATCTCCAGATATCTTCAACTTGTCGTATCAAACCAGTCAATTTCATGataaaacacaaacaagcaatccACTCCATCAACCAGCTCACATcgtttctgaaaaaattatccAAAACCCTTCATCTTCAAACCAGTTTATCGAAACCCAGCTGTTCGTGTTCCTATCAGCACACAAACTCTCCTTCACTGAAAATTTCAAACCCATAACCCCTCCTCCTCAAGCTAGGATTAACTCAGAGAAAACTCTAATCAGGAAGGATTTCACTACTACTGGAGAAGGAGAAGACTTGGAGGATGGAGCTTATCACAACATATCTGCATCAGAAGCGGTTCCTGTTGAAAGAAGAAACGAAATGGTATGCAGAAGGTCAAAAAGGCTTCGATTTACTCCATACCAGAGAGATGAATTCAAAACGGGTAAcatacaacttttccaaaatgTTTCTTTTGATGATAAGGCTACCGTGGCAGGGCTAAAACTGCCACTAGGGAAGAAATGAAAATCTTATCTTGGAATTGTAGGGGCCTTGCCCGACCCAATGCAATTAGAAGTTTAAAGGGCATAATCAGGAATCAAAAGCTTGATTTAGTCTTCTTGATGGAGACGATTTTGTGTAGATCGGATGTGTCTAATATAGTACGTAGATTAGGTTTCTCTATTGTAAATCATGTATATGCTCATTCCAATGATAAATGGGGGGGCCTTTTGGCAATATGGGTGGATAGACTTGATGTAGAACCAGTTTATGTTCATTATAATATAATCACCATGCTTATGTATTCGGACCCTGTGCACACACCTTGATtgattaattttgtttattCCCCTgcacaaaatagtaaaaaagaaGCTTTTTGGATCAGATTAATAGTAAATGGATCAAACTTTGAAGGACCTAGAATTGATATAGGGGACTTTAATTCTATTCTAAGCcaaaatgagaaatttggggTCGCCATTTTGCTAGTTCCTCTAGTCACTATGGTCTAATGGAGTACATGAATAAAAGTGGCATGATTGATCTAGGATATCATAGGCCCAAATATACTTGGACAAATAATAGGAAAGGTACATAACACATCAGAGAAATTTTGGATAGAGGTCTTGCAAATCATCAATGGTTGACTTTGTTCCCAAATTCTTCCCTCCAACATCTCCCTTTAAGTGCATCTGATCATTCTCCTATTGTGCTCAACACAAGGGAAATGAGGCCTCAcagttcaaatttcaaatttgaaaaattttggacTAGGGATCACACTAGTCAAATGATTGTCCAAAATGCTAGGAATAGTCATTTCACTGGAAATCCGAGCTACATCTTGcttaaaaaactcaaaatggTTCAACGTGCTTTGAAGAGCTGGAATAGGACTCACTTTGGGCATATTCAATCCTCAATTAGTGAAACCAACAAAGCCCTTTTGGATATCCAAGAAAAAGATCCAGATCTCTTTATTATGGCAATAGAGGAAGAACCTAAAGCAAAACTGAATGAATTACTTAAAAGAGAAGAGATcctttggagacaaaaatctaGAGTACAATGGCTAACCACCACGGACCTGAATACCAAATTTTTTCACCTTTCAACCACTGTGAGAAGACGTCGAAATACCATTGACTATTTAAAACTTAGTCAAAACAATTGGATTGAGGATCCGAATGTCATTCAAAATTCTTTCTTGGATCATTTCAAAGCTGTGTATACAACCTCTAATCCAATTTTAAGTCATGATCTCGAGTCTCTCTTTCCTAAAAAAGTCATTGAATAAGAAAATATGTTCCTATGTGAAATTCCTTCTGAGGATGAGATACTCAAAACTCTTCGTCAGACCCATTCCAAAAAAGCTCCTGGATCAGATGGTTTTACTAGTCTCTTTTATAAGCATTATAGGGAAATTGCTaaagataattttatcaaaGCTGTTCGCAATTTCTTTATGAGTGGCAAACTTCTCAAAGAAGTTAATCATACTCACATTGCTCTTATACCAAAGATAAATAGTCCCAACAATGTCCACCAATTTAGGTTTATTAGTCTTTCAAATGTATGCTATAAAGTGATAGCAAAAATATTGGCGAACAGGCTTAAGAAAATTCTTCCAAAAATCATCTCTCATTTTCAAATTGCTTTTATTCTTGATAGAACAATTCAGGAAAACACAATTCTGGCTCAGGAGATCTtccatttcttgaaaatgaaaaaaggaaacaatggAAGTATGGCAATCAAGATAGATATGGAAAAGGCGTTTGATTTCATGGAGtgagattttattattagaataatgGAAAGCCTTGGGTTTAATGGAGTTTGGGTCAATTGGATAAAAGAATGTGTTACTACGGTATCCTATTCTGTCATTCCAAAAGGTTTTATAAAACCTAGTAGGGGCCTGAGGCAAGGCAATCCTCTATCTCCTTTCCTATTTATTCTAGGGACCGAAGTACTCTCTCAACTCATTACTTGAGAAGAAATTTATGGGAACATTAAAGACATCTCTATTAGCAGAAACAATCTCCCTATCTCGCATCTTCTCTTTGCTGATGACCTTATCATTTTTGGAATTGCAAGTTGGTCTAATGCAAATAGTTTCAAAAATTGTCTTGAGACATACTCTTCTTAGTCTAGTCAAAAAGTCCATGTCAgtaaatcatcaataaagttcAGTGACAATACAGTTCTTCGCCAAAAACAAtgtgtaaaatctatttttgagCTAAAGAATGCTTCTCCAAACATCAAATACTTAGGTCTACCCTTATCACTCAATGGGTTGAAAAAAATCCACTTCCAGGAAATTTagcaaaaaaattttcaaaaattaga
This genomic interval from Carya illinoinensis cultivar Pawnee chromosome 2, C.illinoinensisPawnee_v1, whole genome shotgun sequence contains the following:
- the LOC122300983 gene encoding uncharacterized protein LOC122300983 isoform X1, with the translated sequence MGKVHGSLARAGKVRGQTPKVAKQDKKKKPRGRAHKRMQYNRRFVTAGNNWLHDVKGFQFFTRKLANMCQQLKGLFLITKLSLIREVLRFTSSTIGSMLTRGINKVPARRYCL
- the LOC122300983 gene encoding 40S ribosomal protein S30 isoform X2, translating into MGKVHGSLARAGKVRGQTPKVAKQDKKKKPRGRAHKRMQYNRRFVTAVVGFGKKRGPNSSEK